In Agrobacterium tumefaciens, a single genomic region encodes these proteins:
- a CDS encoding PA0069 family radical SAM protein: MRNHTLDGQAAFQPSHMPDIANALADASRLRIEIDRRRGRGAGLNPDGRFEALQREVFDDGWQTLEDMPEFRTEVQVEKPRSIITRNESPDIPFDRSINPYRGCEHGCIYCFARPTHSYMGLSAGLDFESKLFTKPDAAKLLERELAKPGYKPRVIAIGTNTDPYQPIEREWRIMRQILEVLAKADHPVAIVTKSALIRRDIDILAPMAKKGLAKVGISVTTLDRKLARNMEPRAATPEKRLEAVKALTEAGIPVAVMMAPVIPALNDHEIERILEAGKAAGATEASYVLLRLPLEVSPLFRDWLLRNYPDRYRHVMSLVRSMRDGKDYDAEFGKRMKGAGPYAWQIGRRFEMATKRLGLIRRGIHLRDDLFVPPGGAGVQLSLL; the protein is encoded by the coding sequence ATGAGAAACCATACGCTTGACGGGCAGGCTGCCTTCCAGCCGAGCCATATGCCTGATATTGCCAATGCGCTCGCCGATGCATCCCGCCTGCGCATCGAGATCGACCGTCGTCGCGGCCGGGGCGCGGGGTTGAACCCGGACGGGCGCTTCGAGGCCTTGCAGCGCGAGGTTTTCGACGATGGCTGGCAGACGCTCGAGGATATGCCGGAATTCCGCACCGAAGTGCAGGTGGAAAAGCCGCGCAGCATCATCACCCGCAACGAATCCCCCGATATCCCATTCGACCGTTCCATCAATCCCTATCGCGGCTGCGAACATGGCTGCATCTATTGTTTCGCAAGGCCTACCCATAGCTATATGGGGCTTTCGGCAGGGCTGGATTTCGAATCGAAGCTCTTCACCAAGCCGGATGCGGCAAAGCTTCTGGAACGGGAACTGGCGAAACCGGGCTACAAGCCGCGGGTGATCGCCATAGGCACCAATACCGACCCTTATCAGCCGATCGAGCGCGAATGGCGCATCATGCGGCAAATACTGGAAGTGCTGGCCAAGGCCGATCACCCCGTCGCCATCGTCACCAAATCGGCGCTGATCAGGCGGGATATCGATATTCTGGCCCCGATGGCCAAGAAGGGCCTCGCCAAGGTTGGTATTTCCGTAACAACGCTGGACCGTAAGCTCGCGCGCAACATGGAGCCGCGCGCCGCCACACCGGAGAAACGGCTGGAGGCGGTGAAGGCACTGACGGAGGCCGGCATTCCGGTCGCCGTGATGATGGCGCCCGTCATTCCGGCCCTCAACGATCATGAGATCGAACGCATTCTCGAGGCCGGCAAAGCTGCGGGCGCGACCGAGGCTTCCTATGTGCTGCTGCGCCTGCCGCTGGAAGTGAGCCCGCTCTTTCGCGACTGGCTGTTGCGCAATTATCCGGACCGTTATCGCCATGTCATGTCGCTGGTGCGCTCCATGCGTGACGGCAAGGATTACGACGCGGAATTCGGCAAGCGCATGAAGGGCGCCGGTCCCTATGCCTGGCAGATCGGCCGGCGTTTCGAAATGGCGACAAAAAGGCTCGGTCTCATCCGCCGAGGCATTCATCTGCGCGACGATCTTTTCGTGCCGCCGGGCGGTGCCGGGGTGCAATTGTCGCTGCTTTGA
- a CDS encoding DUF6656 family protein, with amino-acid sequence MEKATRIRYFDAARHSVTPIRSKTAHSDFLRTGRISRYEEHWLPRERVYYSHDDVAALTGRKLEAAADATHSRLNTFHQSIRFPKMVFHHLLNDRPHLGYCHVTAAKTSFDAERHVLWSFYFANFFAELSGAENFFENIDARYSRMYFAVAINALPDREIAIDTSFHRGGLLFQTHDPRVALKNVLMLGARSQEMRKIIKAI; translated from the coding sequence GTGGAGAAGGCGACACGCATACGCTATTTCGATGCGGCAAGGCATTCGGTCACGCCGATACGATCGAAGACCGCGCATTCCGACTTCCTGCGCACGGGTCGTATCAGCCGTTATGAAGAACACTGGCTACCCAGGGAACGCGTCTATTACAGCCATGACGATGTAGCTGCGCTGACCGGGCGGAAGCTGGAAGCCGCCGCCGACGCCACCCATAGCCGTCTCAACACCTTTCACCAGTCCATCCGTTTCCCGAAGATGGTTTTTCACCATCTGCTCAATGACCGGCCGCATCTCGGCTATTGCCATGTCACGGCGGCGAAAACCAGCTTCGATGCCGAGCGTCATGTGCTCTGGTCCTTTTATTTCGCGAATTTCTTCGCCGAGCTGAGCGGGGCCGAAAATTTCTTCGAAAATATCGATGCGCGCTACTCACGCATGTATTTCGCCGTCGCCATCAATGCGCTTCCCGATCGGGAGATCGCCATCGACACCTCCTTCCATCGCGGCGGACTGCTGTTCCAGACGCATGATCCGCGCGTGGCGCTGAAAAACGTGCTGATGCTCGGCGCGCGTTCGCAGGAGATGCGCAAGATCATCAAAGCGATATAA
- a CDS encoding AtpZ/AtpI family protein, translating into MTGNRDDSLDERRRRLADELAKVKAEDEAEVRAETNAAENRKGFAMAVKLSSEFISAIVVGAMLGYLLDYFVGTTPWGMIVLLLLGFCAGVLNVLRSTGAVAKPPLLEKADRQDEGGKGGV; encoded by the coding sequence ATGACTGGCAACCGTGACGATAGTCTGGACGAGCGTCGCAGACGCCTTGCTGATGAGTTGGCAAAGGTGAAGGCGGAGGATGAGGCGGAAGTGAGGGCGGAGACCAACGCTGCAGAAAACCGGAAAGGTTTTGCGATGGCGGTCAAGCTCTCATCGGAGTTCATTTCGGCCATCGTGGTCGGCGCTATGCTGGGTTATCTTCTGGATTATTTTGTCGGCACGACGCCGTGGGGGATGATCGTTCTTCTTCTTCTCGGTTTCTGCGCAGGCGTATTGAATGTGTTGCGCTCGACGGGCGCGGTGGCAAAGCCGCCGCTGCTGGAGAAGGCGGACAGACAGGACGAGGGTGGAAAAGGCGGCGTTTAA
- a CDS encoding pyridoxamine 5'-phosphate oxidase family protein, with amino-acid sequence MKINDVIKADMENSVLCWLATVDDDGTPSVTPKEIFTSHGEEHIVIADIASSHSVRNAIARPKVCVSFIDVFRQKGFKLTGNARILAPSDADFQAFGVDLLRMAGTDFPIRNIIAVKVESVSRIWAPSYKLFPERSENERMQSAYETYGVQPV; translated from the coding sequence ATGAAGATCAACGACGTAATCAAAGCCGATATGGAAAACTCGGTACTCTGCTGGCTTGCTACCGTCGATGATGATGGCACTCCCAGTGTGACACCGAAGGAGATATTCACCAGCCACGGCGAAGAACATATTGTCATCGCCGACATTGCTTCGTCGCACAGCGTCCGCAACGCGATAGCCCGCCCGAAAGTCTGCGTCAGCTTTATTGATGTATTTCGGCAGAAGGGATTCAAGCTCACCGGTAATGCCAGAATATTGGCACCCAGCGACGCAGATTTTCAGGCGTTTGGTGTCGACCTCCTGCGTATGGCGGGTACGGATTTTCCGATACGGAATATTATTGCGGTCAAGGTCGAAAGCGTGTCCCGCATATGGGCACCGAGCTACAAGCTGTTTCCCGAACGCAGCGAGAACGAGAGAATGCAGAGCGCTTATGAGACCTACGGTGTTCAGCCTGTCTAG
- a CDS encoding aromatic ring-hydroxylating oxygenase subunit alpha encodes MELRDTVLRQLKNRREGFSLEQPFYTDPDYFKLDMENIWYRDWLFVGHDCEVPKSGNYMTVQVGAYSVVIVRGRDGQIRALQNSCRHRGSRVCSAQKGQAARLVCPYHQWTYDLDGKLLFARHMGEEFDKAEFGLKPVACETVAGYVFICLADQPADFAPMRAEVESYMAPHRIWEAKVAHESTIIEKGNWKLVWENNRECYHCAANHPELCRTYPENPSVTGTDGGASDPEIGGHWARCEAAGLPSRFKIDPKGQFRVARMPLIGEAESYTMSGKPAVRRPLSQDVSISHIGALLLFHYPTTWNHFLGDHTISFRVLPLNANETMVTTKWLVHKDAVEGVDYDLEDLTHVWNETNDQDRRIVEENAFGIRSPAYQPGPYSPEDEGGVMQFVNWYSKFMVDRLSGDKARLSAVA; translated from the coding sequence ATGGAATTGCGTGACACCGTATTGCGCCAGCTGAAAAACCGCCGCGAAGGCTTCAGCCTGGAACAGCCTTTCTACACGGACCCGGATTATTTCAAGCTGGATATGGAAAACATCTGGTACCGCGACTGGCTGTTCGTCGGCCATGATTGCGAGGTGCCCAAGTCCGGCAACTACATGACCGTTCAGGTCGGCGCATACTCGGTCGTCATCGTTCGCGGACGCGACGGGCAGATCCGCGCCCTGCAAAATTCCTGCCGCCATCGCGGTTCGCGCGTCTGCAGCGCGCAGAAGGGTCAGGCCGCCCGTCTCGTCTGTCCCTATCACCAGTGGACCTATGATCTGGATGGCAAGCTGCTGTTCGCACGCCATATGGGCGAGGAGTTCGACAAGGCGGAATTTGGCCTGAAGCCCGTCGCCTGCGAGACCGTTGCCGGTTACGTCTTCATCTGCCTTGCCGACCAGCCCGCCGATTTCGCGCCGATGCGCGCCGAGGTCGAAAGCTACATGGCCCCGCACCGCATCTGGGAAGCCAAGGTCGCGCATGAAAGCACCATCATCGAAAAGGGCAACTGGAAGCTCGTCTGGGAAAACAACCGCGAGTGCTACCATTGCGCCGCCAACCACCCCGAACTCTGCCGCACCTACCCTGAAAACCCGAGCGTGACGGGAACGGATGGCGGCGCGAGCGACCCCGAAATCGGCGGCCACTGGGCGCGCTGCGAGGCGGCCGGCCTGCCGAGCCGCTTCAAGATCGATCCGAAGGGCCAGTTCCGTGTTGCCCGCATGCCGCTGATCGGCGAGGCGGAAAGCTACACCATGTCCGGTAAACCCGCCGTGCGCCGGCCGCTGTCGCAGGATGTCAGCATCAGCCATATCGGCGCGCTGCTTCTGTTTCATTATCCGACGACCTGGAACCACTTCCTCGGCGACCACACCATCTCCTTCCGGGTGCTGCCGCTCAACGCCAACGAGACCATGGTCACCACCAAATGGCTGGTGCACAAGGACGCGGTCGAAGGCGTGGATTACGATCTCGAAGACCTCACCCACGTCTGGAACGAGACCAACGATCAGGACCGCCGTATCGTCGAGGAAAACGCTTTCGGTATCCGTTCGCCGGCCTACCAGCCCGGCCCCTATTCCCCGGAGGACGAGGGCGGCGTGATGCAGTTCGTCAACTGGTATTCCAAATTCATGGTCGACCGGCTCTCCGGCGACAAGGCCCGGCTTTCGGCTGTAGCGTGA
- a CDS encoding F0F1 ATP synthase subunit C, whose translation MEAEAAKYIGAGLACLGMAGTSLALGRIFGDYLSGALRNPSAADSQFGRLVFGFAVTEALGIFSLLVALLLLFAV comes from the coding sequence ATGGAAGCGGAAGCAGCAAAGTACATCGGCGCAGGTCTCGCATGCCTCGGCATGGCTGGTACGTCCCTCGCACTCGGCCGTATCTTCGGTGATTACCTCTCCGGCGCACTGCGCAACCCCTCTGCTGCCGACAGCCAGTTCGGCCGTCTGGTATTCGGCTTCGCCGTTACGGAAGCTCTGGGCATCTTCTCGCTGCTCGTAGCTCTCCTTCTCCTGTTCGCTGTCTGA
- a CDS encoding glycosyl transferase: MLTVIMECRDQEPELAHTLSALVTGAVEGLVSDVVILDHGSRDGSSRVADAAGCRFYGQWDIQEILHSARGGWLLLIEPGARPQAGWIDEILEYVAICALPARFSPSRYHRRNVFSRVLRRAPPLEHGYLLPKTHALSIAKSGMSLTQLVGGQKPRRLNAEMVPAWALRALV; this comes from the coding sequence ATGTTGACAGTTATAATGGAATGCCGGGATCAGGAACCGGAACTGGCGCACACGCTGTCTGCGCTTGTCACCGGGGCCGTCGAAGGGCTTGTGAGCGATGTGGTGATCCTCGATCACGGTTCGCGCGATGGGTCGTCGCGCGTGGCCGATGCCGCCGGCTGCCGTTTTTATGGGCAGTGGGACATTCAGGAGATCCTGCATTCCGCGCGTGGTGGCTGGCTGCTGCTGATCGAGCCCGGTGCACGCCCGCAGGCGGGCTGGATCGACGAAATTCTGGAATATGTGGCGATCTGCGCCCTGCCTGCGCGCTTTTCGCCGTCGCGTTATCACCGGCGGAATGTTTTCAGCCGTGTGCTGCGCCGCGCGCCGCCGCTGGAACACGGATATCTCCTGCCCAAGACACATGCGCTTTCGATCGCCAAATCGGGCATGAGCCTGACGCAGCTGGTTGGCGGGCAGAAACCGCGCCGGCTGAATGCGGAGATGGTGCCTGCCTGGGCGCTGAGGGCCTTGGTCTGA
- a CDS encoding F0F1 ATP synthase subunit B: protein MAFDASFFALVGLVLFFVLIAYLKVPGMLSKSLDERAQNIQDELAEAKRLREEAQHLLAEYQRKRKEAETEAAGIVAAAEREAAALTEEAKQKTEEFVARRTALSEQKIKQAEEDAIGAVRAAAVDIAIAASEKLLAEKTTAAAKAKLFTATIGEVKSKLN, encoded by the coding sequence ATGGCATTTGATGCATCGTTTTTCGCTCTCGTCGGCCTCGTCCTTTTCTTCGTCCTGATCGCCTATCTCAAGGTTCCGGGCATGCTCTCCAAGTCTCTGGACGAGCGCGCCCAGAACATCCAGGACGAGCTGGCCGAAGCCAAGCGTCTGCGTGAAGAGGCCCAGCACCTGCTGGCCGAATATCAGCGCAAGCGCAAGGAAGCTGAAACGGAAGCAGCCGGCATCGTTGCCGCCGCCGAACGCGAAGCCGCAGCGCTCACCGAAGAAGCCAAGCAGAAGACGGAAGAATTCGTCGCCCGCCGCACGGCCCTTTCGGAACAGAAGATCAAGCAGGCCGAAGAAGACGCCATCGGCGCCGTCCGCGCCGCCGCCGTCGACATCGCCATCGCCGCTTCCGAGAAGCTGCTGGCGGAAAAGACCACGGCTGCCGCAAAGGCCAAGCTTTTCACCGCCACGATCGGCGAAGTGAAGTCGAAGCTGAACTGA
- a CDS encoding F0F1 ATP synthase subunit B, which yields MFVTEAYAQSAPTVGETHTETPAVGQPQPEATHTETGVAHGAEHGASGVFPPFDQSTYASQVLWLAITFGLFYLLMQKVIVPRVGGILENRHGRIAQDLDEAARLKAEADAAVETYEKELAAARAKASSIGAAARDAAKVKADADRAAIEAGLAEKLAAAEKRIAGIKEQAFADVGAIAEETATAIVDQLVGAKVKDTDVKAAIAAASNVKGA from the coding sequence ATGTTCGTGACCGAGGCTTATGCCCAGTCAGCACCGACCGTAGGTGAAACGCATACGGAAACTCCGGCCGTTGGCCAGCCGCAACCGGAAGCCACGCACACGGAAACCGGTGTAGCGCACGGCGCCGAACACGGTGCTTCCGGCGTTTTCCCGCCGTTCGACCAGTCTACTTATGCATCGCAGGTCCTGTGGCTGGCGATCACGTTCGGCCTTTTCTACCTGCTCATGCAGAAGGTCATCGTTCCGCGCGTCGGCGGCATTCTCGAAAACCGTCACGGACGCATCGCACAGGATCTCGACGAAGCGGCACGGCTGAAAGCCGAAGCCGACGCAGCCGTCGAAACCTATGAAAAAGAACTCGCGGCAGCCCGCGCCAAGGCAAGCTCGATCGGCGCCGCGGCTCGTGACGCCGCCAAGGTGAAGGCCGATGCCGACCGCGCCGCGATCGAAGCCGGTCTTGCCGAAAAGCTCGCCGCTGCCGAAAAGCGCATTGCGGGCATCAAGGAACAGGCGTTTGCCGATGTCGGCGCTATCGCCGAGGAAACCGCGACCGCGATCGTCGACCAGCTGGTTGGCGCCAAGGTCAAGGACACGGACGTCAAGGCAGCCATCGCCGCCGCTTCGAACGTGAAGGGAGCCTGA
- a CDS encoding F0F1 ATP synthase subunit A, with protein sequence MANDPTHQFLVQPIIPIEIGGVDFSFTNASLFMVATVAAASGFLYFATSSRGLIPTRMQSVAEMSYEFIASMLREGAGKKGMVFFPFVFSLFMFVLTANLLGMFPYFFTVTSQIIVTFALACLVIGTVIVYGFYKHGLHFFGIFAPSGVPKALLPLVASIEMISFLSRPISLSVRLFANMLAGHITLKVFAGFVASMGALGALGVGGAVLPLIMTVAMTALEFLVAFLQAYVFAVLTCMYLNDAVHGGH encoded by the coding sequence GTGGCAAACGATCCGACCCATCAGTTCTTGGTGCAGCCGATCATTCCGATCGAAATTGGCGGCGTCGATTTTTCCTTCACCAATGCGTCGCTATTCATGGTTGCGACCGTGGCTGCCGCATCCGGTTTCCTTTATTTCGCAACGTCGAGCCGCGGTCTGATCCCGACCCGCATGCAGTCCGTTGCCGAAATGTCCTATGAGTTCATCGCCTCCATGCTGCGCGAAGGCGCCGGCAAGAAGGGCATGGTGTTCTTCCCATTCGTTTTCTCGCTGTTCATGTTCGTGCTGACGGCAAACCTTCTCGGCATGTTCCCGTATTTCTTCACCGTCACCAGCCAGATCATCGTCACCTTCGCGCTTGCCTGCCTCGTCATCGGCACAGTCATCGTCTACGGTTTTTACAAGCACGGCCTGCACTTCTTCGGTATCTTCGCCCCCTCGGGCGTGCCAAAGGCGCTTTTGCCGCTTGTTGCGTCAATTGAAATGATCTCGTTCCTGTCGCGCCCGATCAGCCTTTCGGTTCGTCTTTTCGCGAACATGCTGGCCGGCCACATCACGCTCAAGGTTTTCGCAGGCTTCGTCGCCTCCATGGGTGCGCTCGGCGCGCTCGGCGTCGGCGGCGCTGTCCTGCCTCTCATCATGACGGTCGCAATGACCGCTCTCGAATTTCTCGTTGCCTTCCTGCAGGCTTATGTGTTCGCGGTACTGACTTGCATGTACCTGAACGATGCCGTGCACGGTGGTCACTGA
- a CDS encoding FAD-binding oxidoreductase → MTTTAIPYSDILDRFTAIVGEKNAVRDPAEMAPRLVENRGLYRGASPLLLKPGSVEEVAAILKLASETGTPIVPQTGNTGLVGGQTPRADGTDIILSLERMNRIRDIDPVANTIVADAGCILDDIHKAADSVERMFPLSLGSQGSCRIGGNLATNAGGTAVLAYGNMRQLCLGLEVVLPTGEIWNGLRRLKKDNTGYDLRDLFIGSEGTLGVITGAVLKLFPKPLGHQVAFAGLASTEDALKLFEMASNLCGTALTGFELMPRIGVEFTARHIPGVRDPLGQPHDWYALIDISTSDSAETADTMMQSLLERGFEAGLVEDAVIASSEAQRQALWHMRESMSDAQKPEGGSIKHDVSVPVSKIPEFMATAEKAVLAAIPGARICAFGHLGDGNIHYNISQPVGADKAEFLDRWRDMNEIVHGIVLSLGGSISAEHGIGQLKRDELAAIRPGIEMELMHRIKHAFDPAGIMNPGKVLVG, encoded by the coding sequence ATGACGACCACCGCCATCCCCTACTCCGATATCCTCGACCGCTTCACCGCCATTGTCGGCGAAAAAAATGCGGTGCGCGACCCGGCGGAAATGGCGCCGCGCCTGGTGGAGAATCGCGGACTTTATCGCGGTGCCTCACCCCTGCTCCTCAAGCCCGGTTCCGTTGAGGAGGTTGCGGCCATCCTGAAGCTCGCCAGCGAGACCGGCACACCCATCGTGCCGCAAACCGGCAATACCGGCCTCGTGGGCGGCCAGACGCCGCGTGCTGATGGCACCGACATCATCCTGTCGCTGGAGCGCATGAACCGCATCCGCGACATCGACCCCGTTGCCAACACCATCGTCGCCGATGCCGGCTGCATTCTCGACGATATACACAAGGCGGCCGATTCCGTGGAGCGCATGTTCCCGCTATCGCTCGGTTCTCAAGGGTCCTGCCGCATCGGCGGCAATCTCGCCACCAATGCCGGCGGCACGGCGGTGCTTGCCTATGGCAATATGCGTCAGCTCTGCCTCGGGCTCGAGGTGGTGCTGCCAACGGGGGAAATCTGGAACGGGCTGCGACGGCTGAAGAAGGACAATACGGGTTACGATCTGCGCGATCTCTTCATCGGCTCCGAGGGCACGCTGGGTGTCATCACCGGCGCGGTGCTGAAGCTTTTTCCCAAGCCGCTTGGCCATCAGGTGGCCTTTGCCGGGCTTGCCTCCACCGAGGATGCGCTGAAACTGTTCGAAATGGCCTCCAACCTCTGCGGCACGGCGCTGACCGGCTTCGAACTCATGCCACGAATCGGCGTCGAATTCACCGCCAGGCACATTCCCGGCGTGCGCGACCCTCTGGGCCAGCCGCATGACTGGTACGCCCTCATCGATATCTCCACCTCCGATTCGGCCGAGACGGCGGACACGATGATGCAATCGCTGCTGGAGCGCGGTTTTGAGGCCGGGCTGGTCGAGGATGCGGTGATCGCCTCATCGGAAGCCCAGCGTCAGGCGCTCTGGCACATGCGCGAAAGCATGTCGGACGCGCAGAAGCCCGAGGGCGGATCGATCAAGCACGACGTTTCCGTTCCGGTGTCGAAAATACCGGAATTCATGGCCACGGCGGAAAAGGCCGTGCTCGCCGCAATTCCCGGCGCCCGCATCTGCGCCTTCGGCCATCTCGGCGATGGCAATATCCACTACAACATCTCCCAGCCGGTCGGTGCCGACAAGGCCGAATTCCTGGACCGCTGGCGGGACATGAACGAGATCGTGCACGGCATCGTGCTGTCGCTCGGCGGCTCGATTTCGGCCGAACATGGCATTGGTCAGCTGAAGCGCGACGAACTCGCCGCTATCCGGCCCGGCATCGAAATGGAGCTGATGCATCGCATCAAGCACGCCTTCGACCCCGCGGGCATCATGAACCCCGGCAAGGTTCTGGTGGGGTAA
- a CDS encoding ribonuclease HII, whose translation MKRTATPDSPALFDLADTGPDFSFELEAKKKGLWPVAGTDEAGRGPLAGPVVAAAVILDPDNIPKGMDDSKKLSRQKRESLFVQIMETSIVSVASSGPGLIDSMNILRASLDAMRRAVLGLEISPALVLADGRDRPPGITCEAKAVIKGDSRSLSIAAASIIAKVTRDRMMERAGVVHTSYGFEGHAGYGTPAHLRAIESHGPCSLHRMSFRPLKRD comes from the coding sequence ATGAAACGCACCGCCACACCCGATTCTCCTGCTCTTTTCGACCTTGCCGATACCGGCCCGGACTTCTCGTTCGAACTGGAAGCCAAAAAGAAGGGCCTCTGGCCCGTGGCCGGCACGGATGAGGCAGGCCGGGGGCCGCTCGCCGGCCCGGTAGTTGCGGCAGCCGTCATTCTCGATCCGGATAATATTCCCAAGGGTATGGACGATTCCAAGAAGTTGAGCAGACAGAAGCGGGAAAGCCTGTTCGTCCAGATCATGGAAACCTCGATCGTGTCCGTCGCCTCCTCCGGCCCCGGTCTGATCGACAGCATGAACATTCTCCGCGCCAGCCTCGACGCCATGCGCCGCGCCGTGCTCGGTCTCGAGATTTCCCCCGCCCTTGTGCTGGCCGACGGCCGCGACAGGCCACCGGGTATCACCTGCGAAGCCAAGGCCGTCATCAAGGGCGATTCCCGCTCCCTCTCCATCGCCGCCGCCTCGATCATCGCCAAGGTGACCCGCGACCGGATGATGGAACGCGCCGGCGTGGTGCACACCTCCTACGGCTTCGAAGGCCATGCCGGTTACGGCACGCCAGCCCATCTGCGCGCCATCGAAAGCCACGGGCCTTGCTCGCTACACAGGATGAGTTTTCGGCCGCTAAAGCGGGATTGA
- a CDS encoding L-threonylcarbamoyladenylate synthase has product MARHINIENERETALQASVTELADGRPIALPTETVYGLAADATSPAAITRIYETKGRPQFNPLICHMADTAMAEHYAVFDPISRKLAEAFWPGPLTLVLPMKAESDIHSLATAGLDTVGIRVPQGFAGDLIRRFGRPLAAPSANSSGKISPTSAAHVEADLGQKINLILDGGAAAVGVESTIVKVDQDGRVRLLRPGGIVTEEIERVAGVRLERPKKASAAIEAPGMLASHYAPGATVRLGATSVLPDEALIRFGGIAVSGEESARTILDLSPSGDLAEAAANLFDYLKAADASGAATIAITAIPTHGLGEAINDRLSRAAAPRG; this is encoded by the coding sequence ATGGCGCGTCATATCAACATCGAAAACGAGCGGGAAACAGCCCTGCAGGCATCCGTTACGGAGCTTGCGGACGGCAGGCCCATCGCGCTGCCGACGGAAACCGTCTATGGCCTTGCCGCCGACGCTACCAGTCCGGCGGCCATCACCCGCATTTACGAGACCAAGGGTCGGCCGCAGTTCAACCCGCTGATCTGCCACATGGCCGATACCGCCATGGCCGAGCATTACGCGGTTTTCGACCCGATATCGCGGAAACTCGCAGAGGCCTTCTGGCCCGGTCCGCTGACACTGGTTCTGCCGATGAAAGCGGAAAGCGACATTCATTCGCTGGCGACGGCCGGGCTCGATACGGTCGGCATTCGCGTGCCGCAGGGTTTCGCCGGCGACCTGATCCGCCGGTTCGGCAGACCGCTGGCCGCCCCCAGCGCCAATAGTTCCGGCAAGATCAGCCCGACGAGTGCTGCCCATGTGGAAGCCGATCTCGGGCAGAAGATCAATCTCATTCTCGATGGCGGCGCTGCCGCCGTCGGTGTCGAATCCACCATCGTCAAGGTGGATCAGGATGGCCGGGTGCGGCTGCTTCGCCCTGGCGGCATCGTCACCGAAGAGATCGAGCGAGTGGCCGGCGTCAGGCTCGAGCGACCGAAAAAAGCGTCCGCCGCCATCGAGGCGCCCGGAATGCTGGCCTCGCATTATGCGCCGGGCGCCACCGTCCGCCTCGGCGCCACATCGGTTCTGCCTGATGAAGCGCTGATCCGCTTCGGCGGCATTGCGGTTTCCGGCGAAGAGTCCGCGCGCACCATTCTCGACCTCAGCCCTTCCGGCGATCTTGCCGAGGCCGCCGCCAACCTCTTCGATTATCTGAAAGCCGCCGATGCGAGCGGCGCGGCCACCATCGCCATCACCGCCATTCCCACCCATGGCCTCGGAGAGGCGATCAACGACCGCCTTTCCCGCGCCGCCGCGCCGCGAGGCTGA